The genomic window tttcccttcttgtcCCTCTACAGAATCCACTCCTATCCAGCTTCTCATATTTGATGATGATAGTCCATCTTATATCTTTGAACGTTTTAAGCCAGGAATTGTATATCAAAGACGTCATCCATCATCCACTTTGCCCTTTCCGGACACGAAACTGACATCTGATCATTCCCCTCAACTAAGATGATCAACTCGAGTTTCATGTGCCCCAAACAGGTATGGATACTCAGCAACTACTATTGATAGTACTTTTATGCCTAAGACTTATGCCCAGGCTTCTACCCAAGACTGTTGGCAACAGGCCATGAAAGAGGAACTTCAGGCTCTTCAGGATAATCACACATAGGATATTGTTTCTTGTCCTACCGGAATTAAACCTATTGGCTGCAAATGGGTATACACTATTAAATTCCAACCTGATGGATCTGTGGAACGATATAAAGCACGGTTGGTGGCTCTTGGAAATTGTCAGGCATATGGTATTAATTATGTGGAGACATTTGCACCTGTGGCTAAAATGACTACCATACGAACCATTATGGCAATTGCTGCTTCCAAGAGATGGCCACTTCGTCAAATGGAtgtaaaaaatgcatttttacatGGAGACCTGAAAGAGAATATTTATATGACTCCTCCTCCTGGTATGTTTACTCACCCATCTGATAAAGTCTACTGGTTGAAATGGTCCTTGTATGGTCTAAAACAGGCACCCCAGGCATGGTTTGAAAAATTTCGCACTACTCTTCTGAAACTTAAATTTATTCAAAGCCAATATGATTCCTCTCTGTTTCTTCAGCAAACTACTACTGGTATTGTTGCTCTTCTggtatatgtggatgatattatCATTACAGGATCTGACATTCCACTCATTGAGGATTTATAGCGTTCTCTTAACagtgaatttcatatgaaggaTCTGGGACACCTTCAATATTTCCTTGGTCTATAGGTGCACTCTATGTCTAATGGGATTTTTCTACATCAGCACAAATACACCTAAGAGATTCTTCTCTTTGGCGGTCTTGAATCAAGGAATAGCGTTCTTGCACCTCTcgagattaatttaaaactttttcagAATGATGGTGACCTATTATCTGATCCCTCCATATACAAGCAATTGGTGGGCAGCTTGAATTATCTAACCATTACTCAGCCAGATATTTCTTTTGCAGTACAACAAGTCAGTCAGTTTTTACAGGCTCCTCGTTAACCTCATTTAGCTGCTGTCCGAAGAATTCTTCGCTATCTTAAAGGCACATCTGGGCGaggattattttttcattacaatTAACAGGTTATagtgatgcagattgggcaaGGTGCATGGATACACGTCGGTCTGTTACTGGGTGGTGTATGTTTCTTGGAAATGCTTTAATTTCATGGAAAAGCAAAAAGCAAGACCGAATCTCAAAATCTTCCACAGAACCTGAGTATCGAGCTATGTCCTCCGCATGTTCTGAAATTGTGTGGCTCCAGGGTTTGCTATGTGAACTTGGTTTTCCTCAGCACACTCCTACACCTCTTCATGCTGACAACACAAGTGCTATTCAGATTGCTACTAATCATGTGTTTCATGAACGCACCAAACATATTGAAGCTGATTGTCACTATATTCGTGAAGCTCTTGATCATAATATTCTTACACTACCTCATATTTCCACCGAGCATTAGACAGCTGATGTCTTTACGAAGACCTTGTCTCGGCCTCGACATCAACTCCTGATTGACAAATTGATGCTTCTTGATCGGCCAGCATCAATTTGAGGGGGGATGTTAATGTATATTATGGCAAGAATATCAACAATATGTGGCAACCAAATTGTAacaaaaaatcttgtatttattATGGACTACAAATCAGGGATTAGAGACAGTAAATTAGGGATTATTACATGTATTTAGAGGACGGAATTCCTCCTTCCGAAAGGGCAATGAAAGACAGAACAATTTTAcattgaaatttgatatttgtaacatggtatcagagccaattATTTTGATCTAGACCTTtgttcttctcttcagtttaCAGACTGAATTCGTCAGtatttggtgattttttttgggttcctAGGATGTTTGGAGAGGCTTTTCTTACTCGATTCAATGGCAAAAACTATGCCAGTTGGGAGTTTCAGTTTCACATGTTTGTTAAAGGGAAGGAATTATGGGGACATCTCGATGGATCTTCACCAGCACCAACCGATCCACAGGAGCTGAGTATATGGACTACCAAGGATGCGAAAATTGTCTCTTGGATACTGGGGTCTGTTGAACCCCATATGATCAACAATCTTCGATCGTTTGGCACAGGGAAGGAGATTTGGGACTACTTCCAACGCATCTATTCCCAGAACAATTTGACTCAAAAATTTCAAGTCGAAATGGGTATTGCCAATTACAAACAAGGTAATCTCTCAATTGAACAATTCTATACTGGATTTCTAAACCTATGGAGTGAATATACTGGCATAATTTACTCTAAAATACCAAAGGAGAGTTTAGAAGCACTATACCTTGTTCATGCCGAGAGCCAGAGGGACCAGTTCTTGATGAAGGTCCGGCcagaatttgaaaatgaaaaaaaaaactagcatatATGTTGTATGTTCTCAGCataattatcaatgaaaaaaaaaaccctttttttcatctAAATCTTTAAAATGTAATATACTTGCTCCAGAAAATGTTCATATTCGGGGTTTTCCAACTCCCTTCGTATTAAGTTTGTCTATTGAAACATCTAACAAATGGTACTTGTGCTTTGGGTCATTTTCTTCCGGCAGGGTAGATTCTTGCTTGCTGTCATTTCTGGTTTTGTATTAGCTCGATCATTTAATTCTATTCTTCATCTTGGATACGAGATTATTGAACAAGCACTGGTTAATGGAAACGTCCAAATTCCTGAACATGTACCTGAAATGACATGGAAGTGCATGGAGTTCTCTGTAATGTTGGAGCATGTACAGGCTCATGTTGCACCAACTGATGTTGATCCAGGGGCTGGACTGCAGTGGCTTCCAAAAATTCTTAGAAGCTCTCCAAAAGTAAAGCGCACGGGTGCTCTACTTGAAAGAGTGTTCATGCCTTGCGATATGTACTTTCCGTACACAAGACCCAAAGGTGGTACTCCAGACTTGAAGGtaaaacaacaattttatgCTATAGGATAGTTTATCTAGATTGCCTCGCTTATCAGTACACAATGCTTTGGTTGTGTGCACTATTGCTTATCCTTTGGAATCCTCTGAAGTTAATCTTTTAAATGCTGATTGTTTTATCAAGTTGAATTCTGTGTTTTGAACAATATGCTTACCTTCTAATTATTTTACTACAGGTCAAGCCTCTGTAAGAGCTTACGTTCAATTCTCATAACATAATGGCAACAATGACATCCCGCCAGTTTCAGGTTATGCTGGATGTGTTGACCAATCTCCTATTTGTATGGCTCCCaagtgaagatttttttattttatttgcattttttctttggtttcctTTTAGGTCCTGTCTCAACACGCTGTCTTCTATTTGAAATTATGAGTTGCATTCGATTTAccagtttttcttttatgtccTGCTTTTTTCGttcctttctttatcttttcatcttTCCCCATCTGTTTGTGGTTGGCTCTGATAGCTCGAAACAGTAGTTTTGATGATTGTTTCTTTTACACTGTAGATTAGGAATGGACTTTGTGGCATATGCTTGGACTTGTCAGTTAATTTCTGATTCAGATTGCTGTTAGTAGTATGCGTAGGCTCTTTATCAGTCGTAATTTGTAAAGACATGAAGCTTCTTCTTCATGCATTCATGCAACAAAAGAGTCTGATGTCCCATCCAAAGTGATTGGCAATTCAGCCCCTGGGTTAAGGAGAACATCATCTTCTCTTGGCAGAACATGGGATGAGATGGTTGCAGAGTCTGTTGCCACTGTACTTGTCATACAGGCCCACCCATCCAGCATTTCTTCCTCAAAAAGCGAGCCATTTGATTCTATTGAGCAACCAGATGAATCATCTAAAAGTAAGTTAAAAGAGAGTCCAAGCTTGTGAAGTCTAGCCGGTCATCTCAAGAGGAGAAAAAGGTTGGGAAAACAAATGAAGAGAAAAGATCTCGACCTCGAGAAGTAATGGAATATAACAACATTAAGATAAGCCAGGTTGGTTTACTGTGTGAAATGATCATCCATTATGTTGTGTGGCACTGATTTGTTGTACAGTAACGTGTTTCATATTACTCTGGTGTAGGTTTAGCTGCAGTTTACTCATGAAAGGTCAAGATTTAATCTGCATGAACTTTTGAGCTGCtgattgataaatttcagtGTGTCGAGTTTACAGGGACTTGGAGGAGACTGTTCTCACGAGTTAAGAAGCATGTTGAAGTCTGTCACGGGAATGCAGGTGATGAATCTGCACTGAGATAACTTCACCGCCTCTAATCTCATGAGTCAATAACCTATCTATTTTGCAAGGCTGCAGTTTGATTCTATCCAATGCTATCTAGCATGAAGGAGCTTTACCTCTATAATGAAAgtgatataaacattaaagagGTACATGATTGACCGTTCATCTCTTTTGCACGTGTAAGCAAGGGCAGGGCACCTGAGAAACTTTCCATGCATCCTGACTGGTGTATTATGCGAGTGATGAGCTGTTGGTAATCTTTATTTCAGAGCTTGACTGGTGTGGCATTGCATGAAATTTACATGAATGCTCCATGCtagaaaatcaatgaaaataacATTTCGCAATCATGTTTTGACTGCACCGAAGCTCGATAATTGATTAAACAATAACATATCTTGTTATTCATTACCAGTCTGTACACAACACAGTCGGAAAGTTCTACTCTGGATGCAGACACAACACGTGGTCCAAGCCAAAGTCACCTTCGCTATTCACAAAACGTCGGGTGCccaaggaaggaaaaaaaaaaaacatcagcatTTCTACCACCCTTGTCGCTTGGGCAAACCCATGTATTGAAACATCAGAATACCAGAAACATACTTATTTTAGCCATTTGGACCAGTGTTAAGAATGATTAACAAGTACATCGCAATTTTATAACAGCCTCAATCACATATAGACAGTAGTAAACGCACTCAGGTGTGTCCTAAAGGGTCCAGAACTAACATCCACAAGAAGCGTTGCCCCATATAGACAGTAGTAATCACATCTCCTGCCATGAAATCAAAGCTGCAGTTGCGAACCAAAGACATGCCTGTTTATAGTTACAATTCACAATTTGCTAATTACACCCTTCATGAGAGATATAAGTAACTTTCCGTCCATGTAGCATCACATCACGGTAAGAGGGATCAAAATGATAGCACCCATCTCCTATCCAAGTCTCTCCAACATTAATGGACAGGAGCAAACCGTCACCTTCTACTCAAAATTAGCAGGAATGTCAAGTTCTGTATCTGAAGGACTAGCGAGCTCAACCAGTGGTTCCTGCAAATCCCAAAACTTTGTCACGAAACCCTCTTATTTCCCAACATGTCATCCAAAATCATTGATTAAGTGAATAATACCTTATcataatttatccaaaaaaaaatacctatgCCTTATAATAAACAAGGCAAAGAAATTGGTCatattttgatgtaatgattaaaaaaaaacttcattagATTTGACATTTTGAAGATAACTCTTAGTTGCTTAATAGCACATGAACATACTAGTGCACTCCATGAACTTTGTTTTGTGTTCTGTTCAAGAAACAACTCTTTAACTATGTGCAATTGCACATAAATGCTACTGCCATCCCTGGCTTCCTGTATCTTGACTTCCAAATTTCCCCTTACATCTGACAAGAACTCTTTCTCAAGGGTAAGAGGCTTGCCCAAAAGGCTAACAGATAGAAAATGCACTGTTAGTGCACCAACAAGGAAGTCAAGGCACATACCACAGAGGACACCAGCACTTAGCAATCATGTAATGTGCTATCAATTGATTTTCATATAGGTATTATACCTGCTCATCATCATCTCCAGAAGAATGGACAGCTCCCATTGGCAAAGTATTTGTAAGATCTTGATCAGCTTCTTGCAAAACCTGCACCGAGTGATGTACAGGTGATCCAATTGGCtaggaaaaataaatctgatgacATAAACAGAAGACATTCAGATACAGCTTTTGATAAAAATCCAGAAACATAAGGCGCGCGCACAGAAAACAACACCGAGTAGAAAAGAAATCGTTgccacaataaaaaacaaactgctTCCATCCATTGCAAAATTACTGAAGCTAGAAAAGACAGGAACTATACAGTTTTGCTCCAAAATCAAGCAATAAATGATTCTGAACAACCAACAAATTCATTTACTTGCACGTTAAGGCTGGGATTGGAAGCATACTTCATCTGGATTGATAGAACGATTGTTGAATCCTTCATTAACTGCCTTGGGAAGATTTTTAGCAGTTCCCTGCATGCCCAATAGATCAACTTAGAAAGATGAAACATGCAGTCCAGTTATCAACGACATAATAGCAATGGTAAGATGAGACAGTACATGCTCATCCTGGTTACCAGAGAATTCCCCTTCCATAATGGAAGGCTTGACATCAATTGGTGTTCCCTGCAAATCTCATCAACATCAAAGGTTAAACCAGTCAAACCAATGATAGTAACAGTGTCAATGCTATTACCACCACTATAAATGTTCAAATTAGAATGAGACTGCAGTGTAAAATTTCAGTGCTGGATTCAGAAATCAATAGATAAGAGCAAAAATCAAAGTCATGGCATAGAACTATCACATGTATATGTAATAAAGGATAATGCAGTGCCAGGATAAAATAGGAACTCATCATTGGCAAAGCTCAAATCCAAGCTTGTAAGAGAGCAGCACATTTTTAAAGCAgcagttcataaaaaaaaattaaaaaaaaaaattagaaaacagcTATTACTCATCGTACATACAGGTTCAATTTGGCCCATTGGAAGATTCCTTCCTCCTTTACTGAGATCCCTCAATGATCCCTGCATATTCAACAAGGGAAATGTAGAAGTCACTTCAAGTAGAAATCCAAAATGATTAATAACATTAGAAACCACAGAGAAGCTCAATCTGAAGCATATCTGGAAACTACTGCCTAACAAACAGCTTGTAATATCCAATATCCAAAATAGGTGCACTTCTATTCACAACCCTacaggattgaaaaaaaaaaaagaaaaggaaaggaaagtaaACTATAAGACCATTGCCTGcctaacatgtttaattttgaaCATTCACATGGTTTGTTGGTTTTGCACAACTTAATTATATGCTTGCACATAAATTTATCACATTTTGTCCTGGCCACAACAGTGACTTCAAATGTTCAAATCCTAGGTGGGATGGGATGTGgatttagggactaaaatgttCAGACCTCGCATTGTAGTCCAAGCCTTCTTCAGCCTCCCaataaaccaagaaaaaccACCTTTTCGTCCTTCAATTTTTCATTAGCTATGCAATCAAGTGCAACAGAAGATTGAATAATAAGATTACTCATCAAGTGCTATCCCTGGACCATTATGAGAAATGAAATGTGAATTGTTCCTAAAATGCAGCATGAGAATTAGCGAGTCAAACAGTTAGTACAGATATCAAAGTTGTTGCAAAAAATGTATCCAATGACTAAACAAAATcatcttttcatgttttcttcatctttttttcatataaaaaagggCATATAAATGAACAAGTGTTTATATCGAAGCAAGtgaaatgatattatttgtCTAAAGGACTTTCACCAGCGCACTGGACAGATTTGCATAGATGAACATGTTAAAGAATGGGTAAGAACAGAGCACAAACTTATTACCTTTTTGAATAAACTTTGAAGACATCAGAAACAACGAGTTTATTTTTGCCATTTAGAAACACTTGTAAACAGATACAACTCATCTGATTGATAATTGACTGTTTAACTCTATGACTCCAACAGCTGCAGTTAACATGcattttaaagcaaaaacaaaaaaaaaaaaccttatttgcCCACATAAGTCCACATGCGTTACACAAAGTCCTGGGTCCAGCTGGTCCACGACGCATTGCAGGAGTATTATTTTCACTAACACCACAGTGCTGACATCTCCTGACACTAAAACACATTGCAAAAGCACATCAttgtcataaatatttttaaatagtggAACTGTCAAATCcagattatatttttaactaactCACACAGTTTCTGGACAAGGTATGACATCCTGAAGACAACTCTGACTGGAGTCCCAACTTGAACTACCTGGGCTTTCTTTTAAGGATGCAAATTGCCCATTCTTGCGGTGCATTCTGGCAGGACAACAAAGAGGAGAGTGACACACTGTTAATACCAAAATACTTTCAATGATATTACCAGACAATCTTAAAGGATGCCTGGGAAAAGGTTTAATTATGTAGCTTAACTAATTATCTCCACCCCTCACATCAAAGTACTTCTCTTTCTGTGACAAGCATCCCCAATACATACTGAATGCTCTGCCTAGTTCCAATAACCACCAAACATAGATGAGCACAATTAGGAgaatttttaaaggaaaaaaaaccagcaATGACCACAGCACATTCAGCTGCCTCCATTCGTTGAACTAAAAAAGGTTTTAACTCTCCGTAGCTATCACCCAAGCAAATacataaaaaggaaataaaagaagaaaatcatctTGTTTTGTTGCAAAGAAAAATCGCTGATCCTAGCAACCTAGTTCATTATTTTCCAGAAACATAACATAATCAAGcagcatgaaaaacatttttaaaggGGGGCAAATTTGAAGTTAAAGATTTAGTTGGCAGTACCTCTGTGCAACCTCTTTTCGCACAGTGTATCTTATTTTCTTGTCAAAACATCTCTCCTTTCGTTTTTCACGGAATCTAACAAGTGAGGCTATTCTTCGTGAAAGATTTGAGAACTTTGGGTTGTCGACCACTCCCTAGAGAATGCATGAAATGTAAGCTCAGGAAGCAATGGCATTGCTCTTGATAACCCAAAAACTCAGTATTACCCTATTATTTTGATCATATGGCACTTCAATAGTAGGTACTGCAGTGGGCATATCTCTTCCTCCCAGAAGCAAGAGTACTGCTTGCACCTGACAATCAAAACcaataatttcattcttttaaagGAAACATACCCAGACAGACAACTACACAGCAATTGTGGAAAACAGATGGAAAGATGAaaggaacaaaaacaaataattgcatttaattacATTTTTCCAAATAAGTAGATGTAGCAAGCATACATGTATCCAATGCAATAGCCGAAGATGCAATTGTTGCTTCCGCAGTTCCCAAAAAACCACAGAAACAATATACATAGCACATGCAGTAGTTTCCCTAAGAACTGAAAGCATCTACATTCGCGTATCAATGCACAAATATGGTGTTGCTCAAAATTGAAAGCATCAAAGTACGATGCTAATTTCCAAAGTATATGAAGTTGAAAAGAGAACATAAATTTTTACACAAAATTCGAAAGgacacgcgcgcgcgcgcgcgcgcatatATAGGATTCCGtgcaaaaaattaacaaatacgcACACAAGCATCATATGCATACAAAATTCCCATTTTTGAAGTTAAAATCATGGAGAACAAAACAAGGAGAGACCTTTTCTGGGGTAACAGCAGGGAAAACGTAAACTTCTCCTTCAAAAGAGAGAGTGAGCTCACTAGTCCTCGAAGTCGTAACCACACCACCACCAACTCCTACTCGTACTCCACGG from Populus trichocarpa isolate Nisqually-1 chromosome 5, P.trichocarpa_v4.1, whole genome shotgun sequence includes these protein-coding regions:
- the LOC7468843 gene encoding GATA transcription factor 24 isoform X2, whose product is MAAAAATTTNPQSLQARPYEDPRTRASIQIDDDDGEYEDADGMDGMKEAATVAQVNSGVSVAEHHRGVRVGVGGGVVTTSRTSELTLSFEGEVYVFPAVTPEKVQAVLLLLGGRDMPTAVPTIEVPYDQNNRGVVDNPKFSNLSRRIASLVRFREKRKERCFDKKIRYTVRKEVAQRMHRKNGQFASLKESPGSSSWDSSQSCLQDVIPCPETVVRRCQHCGVSENNTPAMRRGPAGPRTLCNACGLMWANKGSLRDLSKGGRNLPMGQIEPGTPIDVKPSIMEGEFSGNQDEHGTAKNLPKAVNEGFNNRSINPDEVLQEADQDLTNTLPMGAVHSSGDDDEQEPLVELASPSDTELDIPANFE
- the LOC7468843 gene encoding GATA transcription factor 24 isoform X4, with translation MAAAAATTTNPQSLQARPYEDPRTRASIQIDDDDGEYEDADGMDGMKEAATVAQVNSGVSVAEHHRGVRVGVGGGVVTTSRTSELTLSFEGEVYVFPAVTPEKVQAVLLLLGGRDMPTAVPTIEVPYDQNNRGVVDNPKFSNLSRRIASLVRFREKRKERCFDKKIRYTVRKEVAQRMHRKNGQFASLKESPGSSSWDSSQSCLQDVIPCPETVVRRCQHCGVSENNTPAMRRGPAGPRTLCNACGLMWANKGSLRDLSKGGRNLPMGQIEPGTPIDVKPSIMEGEFSGNQDEHGTAKNLPKAVNEGFNNRSINPDEVLQEADQDLTNTLPMGAVHSSGDDDEQPFGQASYP
- the LOC7468843 gene encoding GATA transcription factor 24 isoform X6, which translates into the protein MAAAAATTTNPQSLQARPYEDPRTRASIQIDDDDGEYEDADGMDGMKEAATVAQVNSGVSVAEHHRGVRVGVGGGVVTTSRTSELTLSFEGEVYVFPAVTPEKVQAVLLLLGGRDMPTAVPTIEVPYDQNNRGVVDNPKFSNLSRRIASLVRFREKRKERCFDKKIRYTVRKEVAQRMHRKNGQFASLKESPGSSSWDSSQSCLQDVIPCPETVVRRCQHCGVSENNTPAMRRGPAGPRTLCNACGLMWANKGSLRDLSKGGRNLPMGQIEPGTPIDVKPSIMEGEFSGNQDEHGTAKNLPKAVNEGFNNRSINPDEIYFS
- the LOC7468843 gene encoding GATA transcription factor 24 isoform X1 → MAAAAATTTNPQSLQARPYEDPRTRASIQIDDDDGEYEDADGMDGMKEAATVAQVNSGVSVAEHHRGVRVGVGGGVVTTSRTSELTLSFEGEVYVFPAVTPEKVQAVLLLLGGRDMPTAVPTIEVPYDQNNRGVVDNPKFSNLSRRIASLVRFREKRKERCFDKKIRYTVRKEVAQRMHRKNGQFASLKESPGSSSWDSSQSCLQDVIPCPETVVRRCQHCGVSENNTPAMRRGPAGPRTLCNACGLMWANKGSLRDLSKGGRNLPMGQIEPGTPIDVKPSIMEGEFSGNQDEHGTAKNLPKAVNEGFNNRSINPDEVQVLQEADQDLTNTLPMGAVHSSGDDDEQEPLVELASPSDTELDIPANFE
- the LOC7468843 gene encoding GATA transcription factor 24 isoform X3; protein product: MAAAAATTTNPQSLQARPYEDPRTRASIQIDDDDGEYEDADGMDGMKEAATVAQVNSGVSVAEHHRGVRVGVGGGVVTTSRTSELTLSFEGEVYVFPAVTPEKVQAVLLLLGGRDMPTAVPTIEVPYDQNNRGVVDNPKFSNLSRRIASLVRFREKRKERCFDKKIRYTVRKEVAQRMHRKNGQFASLKESPGSSSWDSSQSCLQDVIPCPETVVRRCQHCGVSENNTPAMRRGPAGPRTLCNACGLMWANKGSLRDLSKGGRNLPMGQIEPGTPIDVKPSIMEGEFSGNQDEHGTAKNLPKAVNEGFNNRSINPDEVQVLQEADQDLTNTLPMGAVHSSGDDDEQPFGQASYP
- the LOC7468843 gene encoding GATA transcription factor 24 isoform X5 translates to MAAAAATTTNPQSLQARPYEDPRTRASIQIDDDDGEYEDADGMDGMKEAATVAQVNSGVSVAEHHRGVRVGVGGGVVTTSRTSELTLSFEGEVYVFPAVTPEKVQAVLLLLGGRDMPTAVPTIEVPYDQNNRGVVDNPKFSNLSRRIASLVRFREKRKERCFDKKIRYTVRKEVAQRMHRKNGQFASLKESPGSSSWDSSQSCLQDVIPCPETVVRRCQHCGVSENNTPAMRRGPAGPRTLCNACGLMWANKGSLRDLSKGGRNLPMGQIEPGTPIDVKPSIMEGEFSGNQDEHGTAKNLPKAVNEGFNNRSINPDEVCFQSQP